DNA sequence from the Bacillus sp. SM2101 genome:
TAATCCCAAGCATCGTGTCCAACATAATACGTAACCCAACCTCATGACTTTGGTTGCCATTGTTAGTCACTAAGTACTTAATTTCAACAGTATCATCATTATTTGTGTTTTGATTTTTCACAATAGATAATACTTGTTGGATAGAAATATCGCCTCTCGTTTGTACTGTTGAATGAGATAAATTTGCGTAATCATACGTACCTGAATTATCAGCTTCAAACCAGAAAGGTACACCGTCTATATTTAATGATGTCATAGAAGACCACGGAACACCCTCTTCATGACCATATAGCATTTTTTTATTATTATCTCTATCATTTGCTGGGTTACCGCCAGTTGTTCCTATTGTAAATCTCCCTGCTTTAGTATCATTAGTAGTATTAGGTGCTACATCAAATTCAATAAAATCATTCCCAATTTCACTCTCTGCAATCGCATTAGAATGATCCACAAAAAACGCCAGGAAAAATACTAAAAATAATGCAAGATACTTTGTGTTTATCCATTTCTTTGAAAACACTTTCATAATAAACTCCTCTCTGTGACAAGATAAAAAAGCTTTTCATATAATGAAGAAAAGCTGTAAGCGCCTTAGCATTAATAAGCACTAAGTAGCCTTTGATACAACAATAATTAAAGGTTTAGCACTCATATTTTTCAATATGAAACTAAGCACTAAAATGTTTATTAACAATCTAAACTTTACTTTGAGATATAGTTATAAAAGATCAAAAATGCAATAACCTATTTGTTTCTAAAAAAAGAGACCTTAGATGATCTAAGATCTCTCCTTCATGTATGCTAGCTTCAGTTATTAACGTAATAATTGAAGTACGCCTTGAGGTTGTTGGTTAGCTTGAGCCAACATTGATTGAGCTGCTTGAGAAAGAATGTTATTCTTCGTGAATTCCATCATTTCTTTCGCCATGTCAACGTCACGGATACGAGACTCAGCAGCTGTTAAGTTTTCAGAAGATGTGCCTAAGTTATTAATTGTATGCTCTAAACGGTTTTGGAATGCACCAAGTTGCGAACGTTGAGAAGATACATCTTCAATTGCATGATTGATCGCAGAGATAGATGCTTCTGCTGATGAAGCTGTTGTTACATCAAGACCTTCAATTTTCAAAGCACTAGAGCTCATATCTCCAACACTTACACTCATTGTTTGCGATGAATTTGCCCCAATATGAAAGCTTAATCTGTCGTCAGTAAGATCAGTTACTTCTTTCCGAGCAGTAAAAGTAAGCTCTTTCCCTAAGTCTCCAGAATTAAAATCTCTATCTACTGTTAAATCAAATGATACTTCAGCAGCACCACCCGTTGCAGGAACAAAGAAAGTAGTACCCCCTGTTGCAGATGATGTTAATGTAAGGTTACCGTTGGTAATAGTTATATCACCACTACCCGATGAAGTCGTTGTAGCAACATTTCCATAAGCATCTGAAATTTCAAGTGTAGCAACTCCCGATGCATCTAAACTAGTTACTTTAACATTTATTGTACTATCCACAGATGAAGATGCTGCTGGTGGTGTAGTAGTCGCATTACTTGTTATCGCTATTTTAGTGAAGAGATCTGCATCTTGATTGTTGTCAAAACCAACAGTCTCTGTTTGTTCTACTATTCCAGCTTTAGTACCATCTAATAACGTCATCGTATTAAATTCAGTTGTAGTAGAAATACGATCAATTTCTTCAAGTAGCTGATTCATTTCTTCTTGTAATTCACCGCGATCTGCATCTGTATTAGTATCACTTGCAGATTGAACAGCTAGCTCACGCATACGTTGAAGGATTGAGTGTGTTTCGTTTAGGGCACCTTCAGCTGTTTGAATTAGAGAAATACCATCTTGAGCGTTTTTTGAAGCCATATCTAAACCGCGGATTTGTCCACGCATTTTTTCAGAGATTGCTAAGCCTGCTGCGTCATCTCCAGCACGGTTAATACGAAGACCTGAAGATAATTTTTCCATTGATTTTGATGCTGCAGTGTTACCTGCTGTTAATTGACGGTAAGTGTTTAGAGCTGCGATATTATGATTAATTCTCATTGTTAAATTCCTCCTTGAATTTTGTATTCCACATCCATATGGAATAGGTATAAAGTATGGTAATTACATACAATAGTCGGCCGCCTATGCATCTAATCTACCAGTTATACTATATATATCGACACGCTTGTTAATTGTTTAATAGATTTTTTAATATTTTCTTGTAAAATTTTCAGGATATATGTAATGAGCGTGAAAAATAAAAAGCCCTAACCATCATGATAGTTGGTTAGAACTATTTTTTAGTGTTTTATTTAGTTGCTGTAGGGTATCTTTCGAGTTGAGGGCAGACTCAATATTTTCTTGTTGAATTGACAAGTAAATTTCTTTGCGATGTATTTCTGTTTTCTTCGGTGCTTTAATACCTAGCTTAATTTGCTCACGATCAATGGCTACTACTGTCACTTCGATGTCTTCACCAATTTGAATGGCCTCATCTACTTTTCTCGTTAACACTAGCACATCTGCTCCCCCCTTACTTCATTAATTTTTGCTTCTTCGTAAATAAATTGTGCTTTGTATGGTAGGACGTATTTGCTAGAATGACTTGTTTTCCTACTCGCTTTTCTACATTTATTACAATCGGCGCTTGAAGATTAACAGTCGTGTTTGTAAACGGCTCATGAACTGTAATGATATTGTAAATTGCGACATTTTCCTCTAATATAATATTTAATTGATCGAGCGAACGGCTATCTAGCTCGAAGGCATAATCTTGAAAATAGGAGAATGGTTCTATGAGCGTAAATG
Encoded proteins:
- the fliW gene encoding flagellar assembly protein FliW, giving the protein MEINTKYHGTVNINNDDMITFANGIPGFLDEKEFVIIPFSQGTPFQILQSVCSKDVAFTLIEPFSYFQDYAFELDSRSLDQLNIILEENVAIYNIITVHEPFTNTTVNLQAPIVINVEKRVGKQVILANTSYHTKHNLFTKKQKLMK
- the csrA gene encoding carbon storage regulator CsrA; the encoded protein is MLVLTRKVDEAIQIGEDIEVTVVAIDREQIKLGIKAPKKTEIHRKEIYLSIQQENIESALNSKDTLQQLNKTLKNSSNQLS
- a CDS encoding flagellin — its product is MRINHNIAALNTYRQLTAGNTAASKSMEKLSSGLRINRAGDDAAGLAISEKMRGQIRGLDMASKNAQDGISLIQTAEGALNETHSILQRMRELAVQSASDTNTDADRGELQEEMNQLLEEIDRISTTTEFNTMTLLDGTKAGIVEQTETVGFDNNQDADLFTKIAITSNATTTPPAASSSVDSTINVKVTSLDASGVATLEISDAYGNVATTTSSGSGDITITNGNLTLTSSATGGTTFFVPATGGAAEVSFDLTVDRDFNSGDLGKELTFTARKEVTDLTDDRLSFHIGANSSQTMSVSVGDMSSSALKIEGLDVTTASSAEASISAINHAIEDVSSQRSQLGAFQNRLEHTINNLGTSSENLTAAESRIRDVDMAKEMMEFTKNNILSQAAQSMLAQANQQPQGVLQLLR